From Hymenobacter sedentarius, a single genomic window includes:
- the metF gene encoding methylenetetrahydrofolate reductase [NAD(P)H] — protein sequence MKVTDHLAQANGKTLFSFEVLPPKKGENIHTLFSNIEPLMEFKPPFIDVTYHREEYVYRQHPNGLLEKKTVRRRPGTVGICAAIKNRFDVDTVPHLICGGFTKEETENALIDLHFLGIDSILALRGDPIKSEGVFKPEPDGHAYACDLIGQVANLNKGEYLDQEQDDVWATDFCIGTAGYPEKHFEAPNYNADIRYLRHKVDRGADYIVTQMFFDNEEFFRFEKLCRAAGIDVPIIPGLKPLTTKSQLSMLPRAFYLNLPEPLVEAVSQCRDNDAVRTVGIEWCLNQSRELMAHGVPCLHYYSMGKSESIRRVAKELF from the coding sequence ATGAAAGTTACCGACCACTTGGCCCAAGCCAACGGCAAGACGCTCTTTTCCTTCGAGGTGTTGCCGCCGAAAAAGGGCGAGAACATCCACACGCTCTTTTCCAATATTGAGCCGCTGATGGAGTTCAAGCCGCCGTTCATCGACGTGACGTACCACCGCGAGGAGTACGTGTACCGCCAGCACCCGAATGGCCTGCTCGAGAAGAAAACCGTGCGCCGCCGGCCGGGCACGGTGGGCATTTGCGCGGCCATCAAAAACCGCTTTGACGTGGACACCGTGCCCCACCTCATCTGCGGCGGCTTCACGAAGGAAGAAACCGAGAACGCGCTGATTGACCTGCACTTTCTGGGCATCGACTCCATCCTGGCCCTGCGCGGCGACCCCATCAAGAGCGAAGGCGTGTTCAAGCCCGAGCCCGACGGCCACGCCTACGCCTGCGACCTCATCGGGCAGGTGGCCAACCTGAACAAGGGCGAGTACCTCGACCAGGAGCAGGACGACGTGTGGGCCACCGATTTCTGCATCGGCACGGCCGGCTACCCCGAAAAGCACTTCGAAGCGCCCAACTACAACGCCGACATCCGCTACCTGCGCCACAAGGTGGACCGCGGGGCCGACTACATCGTGACGCAGATGTTCTTCGACAACGAGGAGTTTTTCCGCTTCGAAAAGCTCTGCCGCGCCGCGGGCATCGACGTGCCCATCATCCCCGGCCTCAAGCCCCTCACCACCAAATCGCAGCTTTCCATGCTGCCCCGCGCCTTCTACCTCAACCTGCCCGAGCCGCTGGTGGAGGCCGTAAGCCAGTGCCGCGACAACGACGCCGTGCGCACCGTGGGCATCGAGTGGTGCCTCAACCAAAGCCGCGAGCTCATGGCCCACGGCGTGCCCTGCCTGCACTACTACTCCATGGGCAAGTCGGAAAGCATCCGGCGCGTGGCCAAAGAGCTGTTTTAA
- a CDS encoding M20/M25/M40 family metallo-hydrolase — protein MKKLYALALLALLGTGQATDPLLKVRQFRRAHEQELLREFEQLVAIPNVAADTANLRHTALFIQDMMRRRGIKTQLLAAPAAGVPPVVFGEVRTPGATRTIIFYAHYDGQPVNPAQWREGLAPFQPTYATGPLDRDGKITPRPAPGQPVSPDWRLYARSASDDKAGVMTILAGYQALAASKLKPKVNIKFFFEGEEERGSPHLAEILSRYKALLASDLWVICDGPVHQSGRKQVVFGARGDVNMSLKVYGPRRPLHSGHYGNWAPNPALALARLLASMEDSTGRVRVAGFYDDVTPLTPAEKAALARVPNLDQTIRQELGFARPYGTGQSLVELLNQPSLNINGMQSANVGAQAANVIPTVATAVLDLRLVPGNDAQRQVQKVIRHIDARGYHVTAAEPTDAERAQYPLLVRVQPETGYNAQRTPLDLPMAQQVIKAVQTTTPSPVVVLPTMGGSLPLYVFEQQLNAHTITVPVANYDNNQHAENENIRLGNLWEGLETMAAIMLLK, from the coding sequence ATGAAAAAGCTATACGCGCTGGCCTTGCTGGCTCTGTTGGGTACGGGCCAGGCCACCGACCCGCTGCTAAAAGTCCGGCAGTTTCGGCGGGCGCACGAGCAGGAACTGCTCCGTGAGTTTGAGCAGCTGGTGGCCATCCCCAACGTGGCGGCGGATACGGCCAACCTACGCCACACGGCCCTTTTTATCCAGGACATGATGCGCCGCCGCGGCATCAAAACCCAGCTGCTGGCGGCGCCCGCCGCGGGCGTGCCGCCGGTGGTGTTTGGCGAGGTGCGCACGCCCGGCGCTACCCGCACCATCATTTTCTATGCCCACTACGACGGCCAACCCGTGAACCCCGCGCAGTGGCGCGAGGGCCTAGCCCCGTTTCAGCCCACCTACGCCACTGGGCCCCTCGACCGCGACGGAAAGATTACCCCGCGCCCGGCCCCGGGCCAGCCTGTGAGCCCTGACTGGCGCCTTTACGCCCGCAGCGCCTCCGACGACAAAGCCGGCGTGATGACCATCCTGGCCGGCTACCAGGCCCTGGCAGCCAGCAAGCTCAAGCCCAAGGTCAACATCAAGTTCTTCTTTGAGGGCGAGGAAGAGCGCGGCTCGCCGCACCTGGCCGAAATATTGAGCCGGTACAAGGCACTGCTGGCGTCGGATTTGTGGGTGATTTGCGACGGACCGGTGCACCAGTCGGGCCGCAAGCAGGTGGTGTTTGGGGCGCGCGGCGACGTGAACATGAGCCTGAAAGTGTACGGCCCCCGCCGGCCCCTGCACAGCGGGCACTACGGCAACTGGGCGCCCAACCCGGCCCTGGCGCTGGCGCGCCTGCTGGCGTCGATGGAAGACAGCACCGGCCGGGTGCGCGTGGCCGGCTTCTACGACGACGTGACCCCGCTGACTCCGGCCGAAAAAGCTGCCCTCGCGCGGGTGCCCAACCTGGACCAGACCATCCGGCAGGAGCTGGGCTTTGCGCGCCCCTACGGCACGGGGCAGTCGCTGGTGGAGCTGCTCAACCAGCCCTCGCTCAACATCAACGGCATGCAGAGCGCCAACGTGGGCGCGCAGGCGGCCAATGTCATTCCCACCGTGGCCACGGCCGTGCTCGACTTGCGCCTCGTGCCCGGCAACGACGCCCAGCGGCAGGTGCAGAAAGTCATCCGCCACATCGATGCCCGGGGCTACCACGTCACCGCGGCCGAGCCCACCGATGCCGAGCGGGCCCAATACCCCTTGCTGGTGCGCGTGCAGCCCGAAACCGGCTACAACGCCCAGCGCACCCCGCTCGACTTGCCCATGGCCCAGCAAGTGATAAAAGCCGTCCAAACCACCACGCCCAGCCCCGTGGTGGTGCTGCCCACCATGGGCGGCAGCCTTCCGCTGTACGTGTTCGAGCAGCAGCTCAACGCCCACACCATCACGGTGCCCGTGGCCAACTACGACAACAACCAGCACGCCGAAAACGAAAACATCCGCCTCGGCAACCTCTGGGAGGGACTGGAAACCATGGCCGCTATCATGCTGCTCAAGTAG
- a CDS encoding NADP-dependent oxidoreductase: MAKQMKAAFFTEFGGADKIQVGTLDVPAVGEGEVLVRVKAAGVNPVDSAIRAGYLQQALPHVFPIIPGWDVAGVVEERGHSARRFAVGDEVYAYARRPTVQHGTFAEYIVLPESYLAQRPHSLSWEQAGGIPLAGLTAYQSLFDAGNLQAGQTVLILGASGGVGSFAIQLAKDKGATVVAVASEKNFAYMKELGADFTVDYKQGNVGEAVKAIVPAGVELIYDCISGETLTQSLSALKAGGTLVSILHNGQGLDPHINFRYVFVEPNAMQLEALQQLADAGKLKVQVSKTFPLDETAEALNEIDSHHTTGKIVIVP; the protein is encoded by the coding sequence ATGGCAAAACAGATGAAAGCCGCCTTCTTTACCGAATTCGGTGGGGCCGACAAAATTCAAGTGGGCACCCTCGACGTCCCCGCAGTGGGGGAGGGCGAAGTACTAGTCCGGGTAAAGGCGGCCGGCGTCAACCCCGTCGACTCGGCCATTCGGGCGGGTTACCTGCAGCAAGCCCTGCCGCACGTGTTTCCCATTATTCCGGGCTGGGACGTGGCCGGGGTGGTGGAAGAGCGCGGCCACAGCGCTCGGCGCTTTGCAGTCGGCGATGAGGTGTATGCTTACGCCCGGCGCCCCACCGTGCAGCACGGCACCTTTGCCGAATACATTGTGCTGCCCGAAAGCTATCTGGCGCAGCGGCCCCACAGCCTGAGCTGGGAGCAGGCCGGCGGCATTCCGCTGGCAGGCCTCACCGCTTATCAGTCCTTATTCGATGCCGGCAACCTGCAAGCGGGCCAGACCGTGCTGATACTTGGCGCCTCGGGCGGCGTGGGCAGCTTCGCCATCCAGCTGGCCAAGGACAAAGGCGCGACGGTAGTAGCCGTGGCCAGCGAGAAAAACTTCGCCTACATGAAAGAGTTGGGCGCCGATTTCACCGTCGATTACAAGCAGGGTAACGTGGGCGAAGCTGTGAAAGCCATCGTGCCAGCCGGCGTGGAGCTGATTTACGACTGCATCAGCGGCGAGACGCTCACGCAGAGTTTATCGGCCCTGAAGGCTGGCGGCACGCTGGTTTCCATCCTGCACAACGGCCAAGGGCTGGACCCCCACATCAACTTCCGTTACGTTTTCGTGGAGCCGAATGCGATGCAACTGGAGGCGCTGCAGCAACTAGCCGATGCCGGCAAGCTGAAAGTGCAGGTGAGCAAGACCTTTCCACTAGATGAAACCGCCGAGGCTTTAAATGAGATTGATTCGCATCATACTACCGGAAAAATCGTCATTGTGCCTTAG
- a CDS encoding MFS transporter small subunit, with amino-acid sequence MNPQPNSSAPTDDASSGLSLAIAWLFVGTPLLWGVSQTFIKALTLFK; translated from the coding sequence ATGAATCCGCAACCCAATTCTTCTGCCCCTACCGACGACGCCAGCTCGGGGCTGTCGCTGGCCATCGCCTGGCTGTTCGTTGGCACTCCCCTGCTCTGGGGCGTGTCACAGACTTTCATCAAGGCCCTCACGCTGTTTAAATAA
- a CDS encoding DUF2007 domain-containing protein: MPTPDSVVFLESYYEPMAANLARTRLEAAGIPCFLSNEHLVSLMPLYSPITGGVRLHVRQRDAEAAVEILRTVSVPLATTPDEASFAADAPDPVTPRCPHCGSSDVAYGPATRNTYGFWSALLSVLLRFPVRDKRYHCFHCGKEFK; the protein is encoded by the coding sequence ATGCCCACCCCCGATTCCGTCGTCTTTCTCGAGTCGTATTACGAGCCGATGGCGGCCAACCTGGCCCGCACCCGGCTGGAGGCGGCGGGCATTCCGTGTTTCCTCAGCAACGAGCACCTGGTGTCGCTGATGCCGCTCTACAGCCCCATTACGGGCGGCGTGCGGCTCCACGTGCGCCAACGCGATGCCGAGGCCGCCGTGGAAATCCTGCGCACGGTTTCGGTACCGCTGGCCACCACCCCCGACGAAGCCTCCTTCGCCGCCGACGCCCCCGACCCTGTTACGCCCCGCTGCCCGCACTGCGGCTCCTCGGATGTGGCCTATGGCCCGGCCACGCGCAATACCTACGGGTTTTGGTCGGCACTGCTCTCGGTGCTGCTGCGGTTTCCGGTGCGCGACAAGCGCTACCATTGCTTTCACTGCGGCAAAGAGTTTAAGTAG
- a CDS encoding PA14 domain-containing protein, whose product MAWDNYRWLRGPLLLGALLVMLLPGGPAWAQALPTGDGLKADYYNGSNFEEFVLSQRDATVDFDWAFKPPVPGAKYQYFSVRWTGWLVPPASGRYVFHITVDDGMRIWLNDRLILNEWRLQPLSYFTTAVELKGGEPYRLWVEYFQDILDTRASITWELPNASPPPSSWHNLWGLTDSKPKPAPIPKRYLFSHNPRPPAPQPVQLTLPPEPPAVARAQPQTPPAPAARPIRVKPRRPAAQLAPAPQLRVVAPMPTPAVRAVPDSSRTAQLARLSVGESVTLPELYFNQGQARLLSAARTALDGLASVLSSRPDLYLEVQGHTDNVGNAELNRQLSQQRAEAVCRYLMAHGVAAGQLRPVGYGGTQPVADNADPAQRPRNRRVVLRRL is encoded by the coding sequence ATGGCTTGGGATAATTACCGGTGGCTCCGGGGGCCGCTACTGCTTGGGGCGTTGCTGGTAATGCTCCTGCCGGGCGGCCCGGCGTGGGCGCAGGCCCTACCTACCGGCGACGGCCTCAAAGCCGACTATTATAATGGCTCCAACTTCGAGGAATTTGTACTGAGCCAGCGCGACGCCACGGTAGATTTCGATTGGGCTTTCAAACCGCCGGTTCCCGGAGCCAAATACCAGTACTTTTCCGTCCGCTGGACCGGGTGGCTGGTGCCGCCTGCCAGCGGACGCTACGTTTTCCACATAACCGTGGACGATGGCATGCGCATTTGGCTCAACGACCGACTGATTCTTAACGAGTGGCGCCTGCAGCCGCTAAGCTACTTCACGACCGCCGTTGAGCTGAAAGGCGGCGAACCCTACCGGCTCTGGGTTGAGTACTTTCAGGACATTCTGGACACTCGCGCCTCAATCACCTGGGAGCTGCCCAACGCGTCACCGCCGCCCTCCTCCTGGCACAACCTATGGGGTCTCACGGACTCCAAGCCGAAGCCCGCGCCCATTCCCAAACGCTACCTGTTTAGCCACAACCCCAGGCCCCCGGCACCCCAGCCGGTTCAGCTCACTTTGCCGCCCGAGCCGCCCGCGGTGGCAAGGGCGCAGCCCCAAACGCCGCCAGCCCCCGCGGCCAGGCCCATCAGGGTGAAGCCTCGCCGGCCGGCAGCGCAGCTTGCCCCCGCGCCCCAGCTTCGGGTAGTTGCGCCAATGCCGACCCCCGCCGTTCGGGCAGTACCCGATTCGAGCCGCACCGCGCAGCTGGCCCGGCTGAGTGTGGGCGAAAGCGTAACCTTGCCCGAACTCTATTTCAACCAAGGACAGGCCCGGCTGTTGTCGGCCGCCCGCACGGCCCTGGACGGGCTCGCCTCCGTGCTGAGCAGCCGCCCGGACCTGTACCTCGAAGTGCAGGGCCATACCGACAACGTGGGCAACGCCGAGCTAAACCGCCAGCTCTCGCAGCAACGCGCCGAAGCCGTGTGCCGCTACCTCATGGCCCACGGCGTGGCGGCCGGCCAGCTGCGGCCTGTGGGTTACGGCGGCACCCAACCCGTAGCCGACAACGCCGACCCTGCCCAACGTCCCCGCAACCGCCGGGTGGTGCTGCGGCGGCTGTAA
- a CDS encoding OFA family MFS transporter — protein MADNSPSLLDRSRTVAGPGYNRWLIPPAALAIHLAIGQAYAFSVFKKPLGALLSGDVDHPAPGDWTPGQIGWIFSIAIVLLGLSAAIFGKWLERVGPRKAMMAAALCFSGGFFVGALGVKLHSLALLYFGYGFMGGIGLGIGYISPVSTLIKWFPDRKGVATGMAIMGFGGGAMIASPLSVALMAHFKDTAPMGVAPTFITLGIIYFIFMQFGVWSIRVPADDWAPEGYVPNAEHSALITSGNVSADNAIKTPQFWLLWVVLLMNVTAGIGVLETASPLIQDTFSDKAMGPGRGVTAAAAAGFVGLLSLFNLLGRFFWSSASDKLGRKPTYMIYFGLGVILYALIPTLGHNAQLALFVATACVIISMYGGGFATVPAYLSDLFGKYQVGAIHGRLLTAWSTAGVLGPVIVNYLHESRKAEGFTGAAAYQSVFYTMAGLLVVGFLANLAVTAVNQRYFEKGPVAVAAGGH, from the coding sequence ATGGCCGACAATTCCCCTTCTCTGCTCGACCGCAGCCGCACCGTGGCGGGCCCCGGCTACAACCGCTGGCTGATTCCGCCGGCGGCCCTGGCCATTCACCTGGCCATTGGGCAGGCGTATGCGTTTAGTGTATTCAAGAAACCGCTAGGGGCCCTGCTGAGCGGCGACGTGGACCACCCCGCCCCGGGCGACTGGACGCCCGGCCAAATCGGCTGGATTTTCTCCATTGCCATTGTGCTGCTGGGCTTGTCGGCGGCCATTTTTGGGAAGTGGCTGGAGCGGGTGGGCCCGCGCAAGGCCATGATGGCGGCGGCCCTATGCTTTTCGGGCGGCTTCTTTGTGGGCGCCCTGGGCGTGAAGCTGCACAGCCTCGCGCTGCTGTACTTCGGCTACGGCTTTATGGGCGGCATTGGGCTGGGCATCGGCTACATTTCGCCGGTGAGCACGCTCATTAAGTGGTTTCCCGACCGCAAGGGCGTGGCCACGGGCATGGCCATCATGGGCTTTGGCGGCGGCGCCATGATTGCCTCGCCCCTGTCGGTAGCCCTCATGGCGCACTTCAAAGACACGGCGCCCATGGGCGTGGCGCCCACGTTTATCACGCTGGGCATCATTTACTTTATCTTCATGCAGTTCGGCGTCTGGAGCATTCGGGTGCCGGCCGACGACTGGGCTCCCGAGGGCTACGTGCCCAACGCCGAGCACAGCGCCCTGATTACCAGCGGCAACGTATCGGCCGATAATGCCATCAAAACGCCGCAGTTCTGGCTGCTGTGGGTGGTGCTCCTCATGAACGTGACCGCCGGCATCGGCGTGCTCGAAACGGCCTCGCCGCTGATTCAGGACACGTTCTCCGACAAAGCCATGGGCCCGGGCCGGGGCGTTACGGCCGCGGCGGCGGCCGGCTTCGTGGGCCTGCTCAGCTTGTTCAACCTGCTGGGCCGCTTCTTCTGGTCGTCGGCTTCCGATAAGTTGGGCCGCAAGCCTACGTACATGATTTATTTCGGGCTCGGGGTCATTCTGTACGCCCTCATTCCCACGCTGGGTCACAATGCCCAGCTGGCCTTATTTGTGGCGACGGCCTGCGTGATTATCAGCATGTACGGCGGGGGCTTTGCCACAGTGCCGGCGTATTTGTCCGACTTGTTTGGCAAGTACCAGGTGGGCGCCATCCACGGGCGCTTGCTCACGGCCTGGTCCACGGCCGGCGTGCTCGGGCCGGTGATTGTCAACTACCTGCACGAAAGCCGCAAGGCCGAAGGCTTCACCGGCGCGGCGGCCTACCAGTCGGTATTCTACACCATGGCCGGCCTGCTGGTGGTGGGCTTCCTAGCCAACCTGGCCGTGACGGCGGTAAACCAACGGTACTTTGAGAAAGGCCCCGTAGCGGTAGCCGCCGGCGGCCACTAG
- a CDS encoding tetratricopeptide repeat protein, with protein sequence MLDDLFACLRLAKVPAEIEALQNGIWQLWLTTGDAALDKELETGMRALKAGDHTVAIRHFTHLIQLNPDFTEAWNKRATAYFLRGEYRASLADIAETLRREPRHFGALWGKASILQQLGEYRRALKVLSRLAVICPHLPGLQEQRLSLREQMEEGGLLGQ encoded by the coding sequence ATGTTAGATGACCTGTTTGCCTGCTTGCGGCTGGCCAAGGTGCCGGCGGAGATTGAGGCCCTGCAAAATGGAATTTGGCAGCTGTGGCTGACCACCGGCGACGCGGCCCTGGACAAAGAGCTGGAAACCGGCATGCGGGCCCTCAAGGCCGGCGACCACACCGTGGCCATCCGGCATTTCACCCACTTGATTCAGCTCAACCCGGACTTCACCGAAGCGTGGAACAAGCGGGCCACTGCCTATTTCCTACGAGGCGAATACCGGGCTTCGCTGGCCGACATCGCCGAAACGCTGCGCCGCGAGCCGCGCCATTTTGGGGCCCTGTGGGGCAAGGCCAGCATTTTGCAGCAGCTGGGCGAATACCGCCGGGCCCTGAAGGTATTGAGCCGGCTCGCCGTTATTTGTCCGCACCTGCCGGGGCTACAGGAGCAGCGGCTCAGCCTGCGCGAACAAATGGAAGAAGGCGGCCTACTCGGGCAATAG
- the metH gene encoding methionine synthase: MSTATLAAPSPLPELLRQRLLILDGAMGTMIQRHPLTEEDFRGARFADHPKPLRGNNDLLSLTRPDIIKGIHAEYFAAGADMVETNTFSGTTIAQADYGLEHVVYELNYESARLAREAADEYSTPDKPRFVAGAVGPTNRTASLSPDVNRPGFRAVTFDELATAYLEQVRGLVDGGVDTLLIETIFDTLNAKAALYAVQKFFDEGGRQVPLMISGTITDASGRTLSGQTVEAFWNSISHLPLLSVGLNCALGAHQLKQYVEELSRISNVHISAYPNAGLPNAFGGYDESAQEFAALVEDYLKDGIVTVVGGCCGTTPQHIAELSKLAEQYKPRPLPTEIPPATHLSGLEPFAIKPESLFVNVGERCNVTGSRAFARLIRTGAYEEALAVARVQVEEGAQVLDINMDEGMLDSEQAMTTFLHLIASEPDIARVPVMIDSSKWSVLEAGLKCVQGKSIVNSISLKEGPKVFLQRARTVRQYGAAMVVMAFDEDGQADTLERRKEICQRSYDLLMSIDFPATDIIFDPNILIVGTGMEEHRNYAIDFIEAVRWIKQNLPGALTSGGVSNISFSFRGNDVVREAMHAAFLYHAIRAGLDMGIVNPNQLAVYDEVPKDLLELVEDVLLNRRPDATERLLEFAETVKQKGKVAVVADAWRSLPVQERLAHALVKGITEFIDEDTEAARQELARPLDVIEGPLMAGMNVVGDLFGAGKMFLPQVVKSARVMKKAVAYLEPYLLADKQGSDRQTAGKILMATVKGDVHDIGKNIVGVVLACNNFDIVDLGVMVPLEKILDEAQAQNVDVIGLSGLITPSLDEMVYVAQAMQKRGMKVPLLIGGATTSRLHTAVKIAPAYSGPVVHVNDASRSVGVAAGLLGSGEAAYAETVAADYAALRADYASRQRDKNYLTIEAARENGFKSDWATTSITKPSFLGTKVLEDYDLAELAEYIDWTPFFHTWELKGRYPRILTDENLGEAATKLFEDAQAMLKRIIDGKLLTARAVLGFWPANTVDYDTIEVYADDNRDTVATEFFTLRQQGEKGPGIRNIAFSDFLAPKASGRQDYMGGFAVTAGIGIEKLLDQFAADHDDYSSIMVKALADRLAEAFAERLHERVRREFWGYAPDEHLTGDDLIQEKYRGVRPAPGYPGCPDHTEKITLFQLLDAGEKTGITLTENLAMYPASSVSGMYYAHPDSRYFGLGKIGKDQVADIAQRKGMELADLERWLMPNLNYEPKL; the protein is encoded by the coding sequence ATGTCCACTGCCACCCTCGCCGCTCCGTCTCCCCTTCCCGAACTGCTCCGCCAGCGCCTGCTGATTCTCGACGGCGCCATGGGCACCATGATTCAGCGCCACCCGCTGACCGAGGAGGACTTTCGCGGCGCCCGCTTTGCCGACCACCCCAAGCCGCTGCGCGGCAACAACGACCTGCTGAGCCTGACCCGGCCGGACATCATCAAGGGCATTCACGCCGAGTACTTCGCGGCCGGGGCCGACATGGTGGAAACCAATACCTTCTCCGGCACCACCATCGCCCAGGCCGACTACGGCCTAGAGCACGTGGTATATGAGCTCAACTACGAATCGGCTCGCCTGGCCCGTGAAGCCGCCGACGAATACTCCACGCCCGACAAGCCGCGCTTCGTAGCCGGCGCCGTGGGCCCCACAAACCGCACCGCCTCGCTCTCACCCGACGTCAACCGCCCCGGCTTCCGCGCCGTGACCTTCGACGAATTGGCCACCGCCTACCTCGAGCAGGTGCGCGGCCTCGTCGACGGCGGCGTCGATACCCTGCTCATCGAAACCATTTTTGACACGCTGAACGCCAAGGCGGCCCTATACGCCGTGCAGAAGTTCTTCGACGAAGGCGGCCGCCAGGTTCCGCTCATGATTTCGGGCACCATCACCGACGCTTCGGGCCGCACGCTCTCGGGCCAGACGGTGGAGGCTTTCTGGAACAGCATCAGCCACTTGCCGCTGCTGAGCGTGGGCCTGAACTGCGCCCTTGGGGCGCACCAGCTCAAGCAGTATGTGGAGGAATTGAGTCGGATTTCCAACGTGCACATCTCGGCTTACCCGAATGCTGGCTTGCCCAACGCGTTTGGCGGTTACGATGAATCAGCCCAGGAATTCGCCGCGCTGGTCGAAGATTATCTGAAGGACGGCATCGTGACCGTGGTGGGTGGCTGTTGTGGCACCACGCCGCAGCACATTGCCGAATTGAGCAAGCTGGCCGAGCAGTACAAGCCGCGCCCGCTGCCCACCGAAATCCCGCCCGCTACCCACCTAAGCGGCCTGGAGCCGTTCGCCATCAAGCCCGAAAGCCTGTTTGTGAACGTGGGCGAGCGCTGCAACGTGACGGGCTCCCGCGCCTTCGCCCGCCTCATCCGCACCGGCGCCTACGAGGAAGCCCTGGCCGTGGCCCGCGTGCAAGTAGAAGAAGGCGCCCAGGTGCTCGACATCAACATGGACGAAGGCATGCTCGACTCGGAGCAGGCCATGACGACCTTTCTGCACCTCATTGCCTCGGAGCCCGACATTGCGCGGGTGCCGGTGATGATAGACTCCTCGAAATGGAGCGTGCTGGAAGCCGGCCTGAAGTGCGTGCAGGGCAAGAGCATTGTCAATTCCATTTCCCTGAAAGAAGGACCGAAGGTGTTTTTGCAGCGGGCCCGCACCGTGCGCCAGTACGGCGCCGCCATGGTCGTAATGGCCTTCGACGAGGACGGCCAAGCCGACACCTTGGAGCGCCGCAAGGAAATCTGCCAGCGCAGCTACGACCTGCTGATGAGCATCGACTTCCCGGCCACGGACATCATTTTCGACCCCAACATCCTCATCGTCGGCACTGGCATGGAGGAGCACCGCAACTACGCCATTGACTTCATCGAGGCCGTGCGCTGGATTAAGCAGAACCTGCCCGGCGCCCTCACCAGCGGCGGCGTGTCGAACATCAGCTTCTCCTTCCGCGGCAACGACGTGGTGCGCGAGGCCATGCACGCGGCTTTCCTCTACCACGCCATCCGGGCCGGGTTGGACATGGGCATTGTGAACCCCAACCAGCTCGCGGTGTACGACGAAGTGCCCAAAGACCTGCTGGAGCTGGTGGAAGATGTACTGCTCAACCGCCGCCCCGACGCCACCGAGCGCCTGTTGGAATTTGCCGAAACCGTGAAGCAAAAAGGCAAAGTGGCCGTAGTAGCCGATGCCTGGCGCAGCCTGCCGGTGCAGGAGCGCCTGGCGCACGCGCTGGTGAAGGGCATCACCGAATTCATCGACGAAGACACCGAAGCTGCTCGCCAGGAGCTAGCCCGCCCGCTCGACGTGATTGAAGGCCCGCTGATGGCCGGCATGAACGTAGTAGGCGACCTGTTCGGCGCCGGCAAAATGTTCCTGCCGCAGGTCGTGAAGTCGGCCCGCGTGATGAAGAAAGCGGTGGCCTACCTCGAACCGTATTTGCTAGCCGACAAGCAGGGCTCGGACCGCCAGACCGCCGGCAAAATTCTGATGGCCACGGTGAAGGGTGATGTGCACGACATCGGCAAAAACATCGTGGGCGTGGTATTGGCCTGCAACAACTTCGACATTGTGGACCTCGGCGTGATGGTGCCGCTGGAGAAGATTCTCGACGAAGCCCAAGCTCAGAACGTGGACGTTATCGGGCTCTCCGGCCTCATCACGCCCTCACTCGATGAGATGGTGTACGTGGCTCAGGCCATGCAAAAGCGCGGCATGAAAGTGCCCCTGCTCATCGGCGGCGCCACCACCTCGCGCCTACACACGGCCGTGAAAATCGCACCGGCCTACAGCGGCCCCGTGGTGCACGTGAACGATGCCTCGCGCAGCGTGGGCGTGGCCGCCGGCCTGCTCGGCTCGGGCGAAGCCGCCTATGCCGAAACGGTAGCTGCCGACTACGCCGCCCTGCGCGCCGACTACGCCAGCCGCCAGCGCGACAAGAATTACCTGACCATCGAGGCCGCCCGTGAAAACGGGTTTAAGTCTGATTGGGCTACCACAAGCATCACCAAACCCAGCTTCCTGGGCACGAAAGTACTGGAAGACTACGACTTGGCCGAACTGGCCGAATACATCGACTGGACGCCCTTCTTCCACACCTGGGAGTTGAAGGGCCGCTACCCGCGCATCCTCACCGATGAGAACCTCGGCGAAGCGGCCACCAAGCTCTTCGAAGACGCGCAGGCCATGCTCAAGCGCATCATCGACGGCAAGCTGCTCACGGCCCGCGCGGTACTGGGCTTCTGGCCGGCCAATACTGTGGATTACGACACCATTGAAGTCTACGCCGACGACAACCGCGACACGGTGGCCACCGAGTTTTTCACCTTGCGCCAGCAGGGCGAGAAAGGACCGGGTATCCGTAACATCGCCTTCTCCGACTTCCTGGCGCCAAAAGCCTCGGGCCGGCAGGACTACATGGGCGGCTTTGCCGTCACGGCTGGCATCGGCATCGAGAAGCTGCTCGACCAGTTTGCGGCCGACCACGACGACTACTCCAGCATCATGGTGAAGGCCCTGGCCGACCGCCTGGCCGAGGCGTTTGCCGAGCGCCTGCACGAGCGGGTACGCCGCGAGTTCTGGGGCTACGCGCCCGACGAGCACCTCACCGGCGACGACCTCATTCAGGAGAAATACCGCGGCGTGCGCCCGGCGCCCGGCTACCCCGGCTGCCCCGACCACACCGAGAAAATTACCCTGTTCCAACTGCTCGACGCGGGCGAGAAAACCGGCATCACCCTCACCGAAAACCTGGCGATGTACCCGGCCTCCTCGGTGAGCGGCATGTACTACGCGCACCCCGATTCGCGCTACTTCGGCCTGGGCAAAATTGGCAAGGACCAGGTAGCCGACATAGCCCAGCGCAAAGGCATGGAACTGGCAGATTTGGAGCGGTGGTTAATGCCGAATTTGAACTACGAGCCGAAGTTGTAG